A single Halarcobacter anaerophilus DNA region contains:
- a CDS encoding type I secretion system permease/ATPase, whose product MQINDELDLNSIKEYKKEDSILDCLTIFCKMNGRPYSKDSLIAGLPVEAGRNTPILFSKYNSRSLFSRAANKAGFKTKVLRTKLEKINPLLLPCILLLDNKDPKDELEACILLGFDDEMKSARITLPEAPNVETVVSIEELEKKYYGFTILLKKELEFKENDTALSSIKESHWLWGSVKIVRDVYRDVIIASFLINIFVLSTPLFTMNVYDRVIPNNAKDTLWLLAIGVLVIYVIDIILKFLRSYFLETAAKKTDIIASSIIFEKVLDLKMSSVPNSVGALANVLKEFESIRGFLTSSTIALLIDIPFIFIFLIAIYFIGGALVMVPISIIIIILIYTYYAKLKLANSIKESYDAGSNKNAVLIESLSSIETIKSLGATGYSQWRWEEATSKIADKSIKSKMISSSITSVTSFLVQLNTVALVILGTYMISDNNLSMGGLIATIIISSRCISPMGQVSSLLSTFQHTKTTYEALNDIMNLPVEHPQGKKFVARPEYRGKIDFRNVTFTYPGADKETLTNISFSVEPGEKVAIIGKIGSGKSTIEKLMVSLYHPDEGSILIDNIDIKQLDPSELRKNIAYVSQESLLFDGTVKENIVYRTPHIDDDKILEAAQISGVLDFVNKHPKGLDMPVGERGSFLSGGQKQAIAIARSILLPYPIVLLDEPTSSMDMSTESRFINNIRKYQQNKTVLLVTHKTSLLRLVDRIIVLEDGKIVLDGKKEIVLSKLGKK is encoded by the coding sequence ATGCAAATAAATGATGAATTAGATTTAAACTCTATAAAAGAGTATAAAAAAGAGGACTCTATTCTAGATTGTCTTACCATTTTTTGTAAAATGAACGGAAGACCTTACTCAAAAGATTCTTTGATTGCAGGTTTACCTGTAGAAGCAGGCAGAAATACTCCGATTCTTTTTTCTAAATATAATTCACGATCTCTCTTCTCAAGAGCAGCCAATAAAGCAGGCTTTAAAACAAAAGTTTTAAGAACAAAATTAGAGAAGATAAATCCTTTATTACTCCCTTGTATTTTACTTTTGGATAATAAGGATCCAAAAGATGAACTTGAAGCTTGTATTCTTTTAGGTTTTGACGATGAAATGAAAAGTGCAAGAATAACTCTTCCTGAAGCACCCAATGTTGAAACTGTCGTATCTATAGAAGAGTTAGAAAAAAAATATTACGGTTTTACAATATTACTTAAAAAAGAGCTTGAATTTAAAGAAAACGATACGGCTCTTTCAAGTATAAAAGAGAGCCATTGGTTATGGGGAAGCGTAAAAATAGTAAGGGATGTTTATAGAGATGTAATTATTGCCTCTTTTCTTATAAATATTTTTGTTTTATCAACTCCTCTTTTTACAATGAATGTTTACGACAGAGTAATTCCTAATAATGCAAAAGATACTTTATGGCTCTTGGCTATAGGAGTTTTAGTTATATATGTAATTGATATAATCCTAAAATTTTTACGTTCATATTTTCTTGAAACAGCCGCTAAAAAAACCGATATAATAGCCTCTTCAATAATTTTTGAAAAAGTATTGGATTTGAAAATGTCTTCAGTTCCAAACTCCGTGGGAGCTTTGGCAAATGTTTTAAAAGAGTTTGAAAGTATTCGTGGTTTTTTAACCTCTTCAACAATAGCACTGCTTATTGATATACCTTTTATTTTTATCTTTTTAATTGCAATCTATTTTATAGGCGGCGCTTTGGTAATGGTCCCTATCTCAATTATTATAATAATATTGATATATACATATTATGCAAAATTAAAATTGGCAAATAGTATAAAAGAGTCTTATGATGCAGGTTCAAATAAAAATGCAGTTTTAATTGAGAGTTTATCTTCAATAGAAACAATCAAATCTTTAGGGGCAACAGGTTACTCCCAATGGAGATGGGAAGAAGCAACTTCAAAAATCGCGGATAAAAGTATAAAATCAAAAATGATTTCATCTTCAATTACTTCTGTAACTTCATTTTTGGTTCAATTAAACACGGTAGCTTTGGTAATCTTAGGTACATATATGATTTCAGACAATAATCTTTCTATGGGGGGACTTATTGCAACAATAATAATTTCATCAAGATGTATCTCTCCTATGGGACAAGTATCCTCTTTACTCTCAACTTTTCAACACACAAAAACTACATATGAAGCTTTAAATGATATTATGAATCTTCCTGTAGAACACCCTCAAGGTAAAAAGTTTGTTGCTAGACCTGAATATAGAGGAAAAATTGATTTTAGAAATGTAACTTTCACTTATCCAGGAGCAGATAAAGAGACCTTGACAAATATCTCATTTAGTGTAGAACCTGGTGAAAAAGTTGCAATTATAGGAAAAATAGGTTCGGGAAAAAGTACGATTGAAAAACTTATGGTCTCTTTATATCATCCTGATGAAGGTTCAATTTTAATTGATAATATAGATATAAAACAATTAGACCCAAGTGAACTTAGAAAAAACATTGCATATGTTTCTCAAGAGAGTCTGCTTTTTGACGGTACAGTAAAAGAGAATATCGTTTATAGAACACCCCATATAGATGATGACAAAATTCTGGAAGCAGCACAAATAAGCGGAGTTTTGGACTTTGTAAATAAACATCCAAAAGGATTGGATATGCCAGTAGGGGAAAGAGGATCTTTTCTTTCCGGAGGACAAAAACAGGCGATTGCAATAGCAAGATCTATTCTTCTTCCTTATCCTATAGTATTGTTAGATGAACCTACAAGCTCTATGGATATGTCAACGGAATCAAGATTTATAAATAATATCAGAAAATATCAACAAAATAAAACAGTATTGTTGGTAACTCATAAAACCTCACTTTTAAGACTTGTCGACAGAATTATTGTTCTAGAAGACGGGAAAATAGTATTAGACGGTAAAAAAGAGATTGTATTAAGTAAACTCGGGAAAAAATAG
- a CDS encoding TolC family protein, giving the protein MKNLITLFIILFVINLSDLSAFSLKNGFKLALENDMDSKVNENNLKNIQYDQDIANSLMQPKVDLSVTAQSSKRTEGQKRPETGSHTKSDEYSIQVTQPLFDGFESKYEKELQKKRYESAVYYLKQSQNDVATNYVQSYINVLREKDLLTLSKEKVSISEDIFRKVYKKLDLGYGTKLEYEEVKGNLGESRVNVDTQRINLTEALESLKYYVQRDLDSSELIVPTFFSKMPESLDKAVKIALEENPTVNVAKINLEVAKAQEKQTIKEFYPNVDLVGSYNLNDSFYPKDDNEYNEYTIGVELSYNLYNGGKNLAEAKKALQNIKEKQYLIKKSQYQIKNRVRLAWNSYELNKDKNGSLKYYLIAKKDILDATFKEFDLGLQDLNTLVENYIDYIDVKKDYISNVYDLLYAKYDLLATMGKLADNLLSDDYPPIDKAERNNKNSNLFKIDPYNYENNFDLKDEKQDDILQPEKSEDKNDTDNKIIKSNTLEEMKSLSSSLDKKTKKEKNTFKEKFLTAAEDKYTINLAYTDSSKKAEKFLDKHEMKNSAFYFSFGYDKILQKIMYGVFDSKKEAIEALNLLPSSLKRNSPRVEKISIKQKLYKKYHPKSFNLILLGSI; this is encoded by the coding sequence GTGAAAAATTTGATTACTCTTTTTATTATTTTATTTGTTATTAATTTATCAGATCTTAGTGCATTTAGTTTAAAAAACGGCTTTAAACTGGCTTTGGAAAACGATATGGATTCTAAAGTAAACGAAAATAATCTAAAAAATATTCAATATGATCAAGATATTGCAAACTCTTTGATGCAACCCAAAGTAGATCTCTCCGTAACTGCCCAATCAAGTAAAAGAACAGAAGGTCAAAAAAGACCTGAAACAGGTTCTCATACAAAAAGTGATGAATATTCTATTCAAGTTACCCAACCGCTTTTTGACGGTTTTGAATCAAAGTATGAAAAAGAGCTGCAAAAGAAAAGATATGAATCAGCCGTTTATTATCTAAAACAGAGTCAAAATGACGTTGCAACAAATTATGTTCAAAGTTATATAAACGTATTAAGAGAAAAAGATCTCTTAACACTAAGTAAAGAAAAAGTTTCAATAAGTGAAGATATTTTCAGAAAAGTTTATAAAAAATTGGATTTGGGATACGGAACAAAATTAGAGTATGAAGAAGTAAAAGGAAATTTAGGTGAAAGCAGAGTAAATGTTGACACCCAAAGAATCAATTTAACGGAAGCTTTGGAATCTTTAAAATATTATGTTCAAAGAGATCTTGACTCTTCTGAACTTATAGTGCCCACTTTTTTTTCAAAAATGCCCGAAAGTTTGGATAAAGCAGTAAAAATAGCCTTAGAAGAAAATCCTACCGTAAATGTCGCAAAAATAAATTTAGAAGTAGCAAAAGCTCAAGAAAAACAGACTATTAAAGAGTTTTATCCAAATGTCGATTTAGTAGGTTCTTATAATCTAAATGATTCTTTTTATCCAAAAGACGATAATGAATACAATGAATATACAATAGGAGTCGAATTAAGTTACAACCTTTATAACGGCGGTAAAAATCTTGCAGAAGCAAAAAAAGCTTTACAAAATATCAAAGAAAAACAGTATCTTATTAAAAAAAGCCAATACCAAATAAAAAACAGAGTAAGACTGGCTTGGAACAGCTATGAATTGAATAAAGATAAAAACGGAAGTTTAAAATACTATTTAATAGCCAAAAAAGATATTTTGGATGCGACTTTTAAAGAGTTTGATTTAGGTTTACAAGATTTAAATACATTAGTTGAAAACTATATTGATTATATAGACGTAAAAAAAGATTATATTTCAAATGTTTATGATTTATTGTATGCAAAATATGATCTGCTGGCAACTATGGGAAAACTTGCCGATAATCTTTTATCAGATGATTATCCTCCTATTGATAAAGCAGAGAGGAATAATAAAAATTCAAATTTATTTAAAATTGATCCTTATAATTATGAAAACAATTTTGATTTAAAAGATGAAAAACAAGATGATATCTTGCAACCTGAAAAATCTGAAGATAAAAACGATACGGACAATAAAATTATAAAAAGCAACACTTTAGAAGAAATGAAAAGTTTATCCTCTTCTTTGGATAAAAAAACAAAGAAAGAAAAAAACACTTTTAAAGAGAAGTTTTTAACTGCCGCAGAAGATAAATATACGATTAATCTAGCCTATACGGACAGCTCAAAAAAAGCAGAAAAATTTTTGGACAAACATGAGATGAAAAATAGTGCTTTTTATTTTAGTTTTGGGTATGATAAAATACTTCAAAAAATAATGTACGGAGTTTTTGATTCAAAAAAAGAGGCTATAGAGGCTTTGAACTTATTACCTTCTTCTTTGAAAAGAAACAGTCCAAGAGTTGAAAAAATTTCTATAAAACAGAAATTATATAAAAAGTATCATCCGAAATCTTTTAATTTAATATTATTAGGGAGTATTTAA